The sequence below is a genomic window from Hippocampus zosterae strain Florida chromosome 7, ASM2543408v3, whole genome shotgun sequence.
CATTCGCGTCAGGTCTCTGCGGTGCTGTGCGACGATGAGGTCATGCTGACCATCAAGCCCGGGGAGCACGGGTCCACGTACGGCGGGAACCCCGTCGCCTGTCGGGTGGCCATCGCTGCCCTCGAGGTCAGAGTTCAAGTTCATTCAAGACCCGCATCTTTTATTTGCACGGGCTGCGACATTTTCTCATTGAAGAACTTGAAGCGATTCAAAAAACTCTGTCGTCAAACAATATATGAATGACATTTGCCGATCCTGAATTGCTTcaattcaaaaatgttcttaacTTATTTTTCTCAGCAATGATACTTTATTTGGATTACAATTTTAGTTCCATTGCCATTACttgtaatacacacacacaacgcttCGCGCAGGTATTGGAGGAGGAGAAGCTGGCAGAGAACGCCGAGCGGCTGGGACGGCTGCTGCGCTCGGAGTTAAGGAAGCTGCCGTCCGACATTGTGACCGCGGTGCGGGGCAAGGGCCTACTCAACGCCGTCGTCATCAAACAAACCAAAGGTTAGCCGCGCCATTTGGCCACGTTTGTACCAAGAGGGACGCTGACGGGCCGCTTGCCGCCCCGCTCAGAATACGACGCGTGGAAGGTGTGCCTGCGCCTCCGCGATCACGGCCTGCTGGCGAAGCCCACCCACGGCGACATCATCCGCCTGGCCCCGCCCCTTACCATCAACGAGCCTCAGCTGAGAGAGTGCATCGACATCATCCACAGAACCGTCGCGGCGCTCTAAAAAGTCCAACTAGCAGCCATGTGGCTTTGCTTTCGTTTTCGGTGAGTCgtgcccccctttttttctttttgtcccccCCAACCCTCATTACGTTTTTACGGGCGCAAGGGCAGGAAAAGAGGTCAAGTGAATTCCATTCCTTCCACCGTATGAACATCtatttaaatgaaaacatttttgcacaATGATAATGCCACCTAGTGGTGTTGAAGACCTGCTGTTCTAATtcattgtttaaaataaaattgaaaaatattttactacTTGTCCTTCAAAGATTGAAACGGCGGCATGAACCTGAAAGTTTTTTGGGGACTATGAAGGTGTGCAAGGGGTGCACACAGAAGCACGTCGAGGAGCAGAatttaaaagttgtttttcttgAATAGTCATCTCATTCTGGTGGATGGCGCTTTTAAGTGAGCAGAACAAGGGTTGCATCTTACTTTCTTTTCCAAAGCCAGGCTTTGTTATgtgcaaggaaaaaaatgcaataaattATTGCAGCCATTCATGGTGTGGAGTGAGTTGTGTAATGtcgccaatgaaaaaaaaacccacaacgaAATTACAATCAAGTTGGGAAATTCTGTAATGACCAACACTACCACTAGGTGGTGTGGTGACCTCACTGGACGCACGTAAGGCAACAACTGTTGCAGTCAGTACATTAGAAGAGTGGAGAACTTAATTTGTTGCACTGgtaaataatcacattttaaaaatatttaatgttatgagcattaataaatgaatacactTTGTCGTAACATTTAGACATGTGACATTCTCCATTTTTCTGCTTAAATTGGGTGGGCTAAGATGACCCGGAGCTGTCTTTTTCGGAAAGCGAGGCCTGCAGAAGAGGACGACAAAAGGGCCCAGTGTCTTCAAATCAGACAGCACAGGAGAGCTCATTATTTCGTATGGCAGCCAGCCGAGCGAGGCCTCCGCGTTTGCTTGTGAAATATGAGAGGAATCCGAGGTTGGCAGCAGAGAGCAGGCTTTTAGCAGCAGGTGACACAAATAACGCGAGCGAGGCCCCTTGAGGCTCGGAGGATGCGTCCCTCTCGGCACGTCGCAGCCCCCCTCTTCCGACAATGAGCTTTGCTTTTGGCAGGTGGGGTGACAGGTTGGGCAACGTTGAGGACCGCAAACTTTGCCTGTGTCAAGACTTGCTCGGAGGTGTGCACCATTTGAGCAAAGGGATTGGCACGAATCTCTTCATTAATCAAACAAGTGGGTGGAGGGgaactattccccccccccaaaatatctcaacagactgaacggggaaaAAATTATCGTGAAACACTTTCTGCTCACATTCAGTTTTAGTTTTTGGACTAATTTTACCGTCGCAACTCCTCTGCAAGTGCGTCTGCTCAAGGCCAAGAGTCTCATCCCGAAGGAAATCGCATCATTGGTTATTCCGCCCTCCTTCCCTGATAAATGCTTGACAAACAGGCCCAATGGGGAAGAGGACATCCCTTAAAACtcaattcataaaaacattttatgacgTGGGATCAAATTAGACAAACTCCACGTCCACGGAAATGGAATACAgagtcatccatttttccccacCTGCAACCGATAAATGACACAAACGTCACTATTGCATTAAGTTCACGACGTCCAAGTGGACCGATAAATGGCACATCATCTTGAAATAGGATTGCGCGCCGACTATCTTTCCCATTTGAGTTGCCAGTAGGGAATCGCTCCACTTTAAATGGATGAGGCTCGGCGTGGCCATTAGGAGGTCACGTCTCCTCCTGGGAAAACTTCCAAttagcacatttgacatgaTGCGCCCAGGTTTGACGTCAAGCGTGGGTTTGGTGCGCAGTGAAAAGAAACGTACGTCACACCCTGACGATGGAGTTGAAATGACAACGTGACATTATTCAGAACATTCTAAAACGATTACAACTTCAGTCTGGAAATAtatgctgaaaaacaaaaaatccttcACTCATATCGGATGATATTAATCAGAACGCCATGTTTGGACTCGTCGGGGCGCACTGAACATTGCGTCAAGAAAACGTTTGACTTGACTCGCCCTTTAATCGTTGTCGGTTGACATGTCAAGCTACAGCCACGAAAAACAAATCCTGTCGTTTCAAGCGTTCCAGCTGGTGCACCACACCTCCTAATATAACTTTTGGGGCGTGGCCTCCCGTTTCACTTTCCCGTCGGTCAGTTACAAGTGACAGACCCGCCAGGCTCTCATGAACGCCAAGACTGCCGCAAAATCCGAAACATTTCACCATTAAAACGTGCCCGGGGGTATTTCGGGGAAGCCGAAAGCCGCAGACAGGCGGGCAGATCCTGAGCCAGAAGCGCCATGAACACAGATCACGCTCACAGCTGGAGACgtgggaagaagaggaaggtCATAGGCAAGAAGGAATTGTCAGCTTCCACTTTGAGTGGagaacgaaagaaaaaaaaaaaatcaacccacAGGAAACCGATGCCTAAAAACAACGGCGATGATTGTGGGAGGCAAAGGATGGTTTTTGAGGCTGGAAGGTGAGACGGGCAAAGCCGCGCTTTGGGCTCGCTGCCACCGAAGCTCTCAAGTGTCCGAAAAGATAAATCCCCaccatcgtcgtcatcatcatcatcctccatcGACTTTGAAGGCGGATGGTGTCGACAGCGCTTGTCCTTGCTCCAATAAGTTCAGCTGCAACCCCGTGTAGACTTGATAAGACTTCATCGAGCCTGCTGGGCAAATTTTAGTCCTCAAAAGGAGACACGGTTGACTTTTCAAAACGAGCAAAATGGGCTCAAAGTTCATTTGTGAAGCCGCAAGTAATTGGCACGCCTTGGAAGTGTCATGAAAACAAAGCCGGCATTCAACAAAACAAGCCAAACCAGTCCACACTTTCCTAATGCTTTTGCGCTCTTCCATTTTGGGTCACCTCCATTTCCCTCctcatgaaattttttttttggtccctacTCCTTGTAACTACTTGTACTACTAATGGAGGTGCATCTGTATGCACGGGACAGCACCGGCGGCACGACGAGTTCAGTGACACCGCCGATGCCGCCGCCTGTTCAAGCAATAAGCGCTCAGCTATCAGAGGAGACGGGCGCCTGGCGGACGACGCGGTGGTGAGCCACTTTGCCGCTTGCTACCCCGGCGCGCGTGCGAGGCCGTGTGATGTTTCACAATCGAGTTTAGTCGTCCATGCGTAGCAAGCAGCTGGACCTGGCTGGTATTAGTATGCCCACGCTGTCCCCACAGCCACAGAGCCGACGTTCAAAAAGAAGCCCAGCCTGCTTTTTATTTGGCCAGCGTTTTAAGAGCCCGACATGGGGTGCGATACTCGTGCGAGTATTCACATTTGAGCACTCACGATACAGAGCACTGATACaattaatcaaacaaaaaaaaattgtgaacaaaGACTTTTCTTTCTAACGCAGATGATGATTCATCAATGTGTCATTCTGACGCGGTCAAAGCAGCACAAGGAATTAGGGGTTCATCCACGACCAATGTTGTTGATTTCGTTGCTTTTTTTAGCAAAGTCtgctctgttttcattttttttgtttcctcaggcaacaaaaggaaaaaaaaaacaacaaaaaaaaaacttaatggCATCTTTTTGTGCATATGGGGTGGAATTTCCCCGAACTCAAAACCCAAAACCACATCACATGTGCTAatggagaacacacaaggaagagAAGCCACCACCCCAGTGCAGAAGCCCAAAGCCAACATGGCCGTCTGAGTTGTTCTGAGAAACTTTTCACATGAAAAGTTTTTCTGCTGTCATGGAAGAAATGGGCCAACATCCCAGCGCATGTCCAGGTAGGGCCAGAAAAAAAGTAGCTGGACGCTTCTTGAATGAACTTACAGGAAGACAGAAACGTGGATgggtggaaagaaaaaacaaggaaGCCGGGATGGAAGGAAAGGCGAGGGCGGATGGAAATTTGAACAGGGAAGagaaatattgcaaaaaaaaaaaaagaaattaggaACTAACTCACGGTTCGTCACGTTTTCATCACTTGCTCAACTCACGGTTCTCTCGCCTCGATGAGTAAACCGACTCAGACGTGAGTTTTGGGCCTGTCATAAAGTTCATCTACGAAATGGGGGAGTACGACATGGGCAGAAGAATCCCGCGTTGAATTTGGGAACGCCCGGGAAAATGGGAAGACCGTAGCAGCTGTTGCGGCGAGGAGGCAGGTGAGCCAAAGGAATGTTGTCAGGAGGAGAGGAATCACTTCTGGTACCGCCGTACGGGTCGGCATGGACTTCTGGATGTCCAGGGGTGGTGAGCTCATGTCCTGCACTAACACTGGTCACTATTCATCGGGAGGCGGGTACCGATGAATAGCGTCAtcattcaaaccaaaataaagtgGACATTTCGGTTGTTATTTTATGCTGTGTGAATATAAGGAAAAGTCTCATTTTTGCAATAACGTAATGGTCTGGGGGGGAAATTCAATTGACGAAAACGTAGTACTcagaggcaaaaaaataataataaaaaaaattgaatttgagaAGATAATCAGCAGCCTCTGTGTGCATTACTAATTTTTCGTCCCACCCATTTTCGGTGATGTTTGCAGACGCGTGAACGACAGAAGTCATACGCTGTCACACCGAATGGGATGCCGCAGCGACTCAACTGATGAAGCAAACGCATGGGGAAAGGGTCAGAATTAAAGCTGGGAGCAATTATTAGCgatgcaaagttttttttaaaggtccaaataataataataacaataatcacaATATAAAAATTATTTCTGCAAGTAGCATTCGTACACCTGAGCAGATTTATGATGTCGAGCGAATCTCAAACGTACTGCGGCTGCAAAGTAACCCGCAGTGTGGTGATTTGTTATCCGCGTTTGCTCGCAGGAGGCTTGTTTTGTTCGGAACAAAAATTTCAATTTAGTGTCGAGGAGGCGGCGGTCGCTTTTTCCCCAGGAGGCGTGGCCTTTATAATGCTTTGCTGCAaggcacaaaaaacaatcaacccCAAAAGGAGCTGCAGGTCATTTTGAGTAACGGCCTGCTTCCAAAAAATGGCACCTTAGGCTATTTTGCCTCTTTCGAGGCTACGCAGAGGAAAAGATGTTGCAGAGATCGAAATGATGACATTTCATCCATATTTTTTCAACGataagtataaaaaaaatgacagatggCCAATCAGATACACAAACAAAGTCGTTTCTGGAAAAGGCGCAACATCATAAAAAACGGGCAATGGAGGAATAGCAATACTGCTATCCTTTGTTCGGTCTACGCCATTACATAGTGCAGGTGATGGGATTTAAAAAGCTGGTACGTTAGCACGAGAACGTTACAATCTGTCAACGCCAACAGACTGTACAAAGCACACTTGGCTGTAAAATGCCCGCTGCGCCCCCCTTTTCCGACTCAACCCCCCCCAAGAGGTTTGCTTTTCCACTCAACTCTCCGGCACCTCGGTGACGAGCTCCACGATATATTtatcccccccctccacaccccaATATGAGCAAATTCCTGAATAACAGAAAATCGACTGTTATGTTCAGCGCTGACGAATGTTTCCTATATTTATAGTGCGGCCTTAAAATAGCTCAGCGGGTGACCCCTTCCACTCAGCTACGTGGAGCAGTTAGgaaggggtgggcgggggggggggggggggttcccccatCAAGAGTGAAACACTGCTCTTATTGTACGGCCCTGGAACATGACCTTCATGTGTACAGTCACGCTGTCAAACCCCTGGTATGCGAACGTGACATTGCACGACTTAGCTTGTCGCATGCTAAGCTACGCAATGGATAGCATCGCATAAACTAGCGTTACACGGCATAACGTCAAAAAACTGCATCACACATCCAAATGACAGTATGGCAGAGCATAGCAGAGCGATTGCATTTCCCACTTATGAATGTGGATGAGTCTTATTAAATGCGATTGCGCAAATGAATGGAAGCACACATCTGCGAATTCACACGAGATCGGCGTCATGATGTAGTCATGACACCGCGCCGCCATCACACGCAATCACTGGAACCAAAACGCTTAGTCAAGCTCGAGGCTGGACCACCAGACACCTCCCCACCCATCCGTTCCGACCCCCCGCGGCACTCAAACCAGACATAGCAACAAAATACTGGCGGCAAAATAAAGACGACTCGGGAGAGTCATTCTAAGTCTGAAATTCcctccccaaattttttttttaataaaagctgAGATCACTCGAGACACACAAAGAATCATATGATGAAATGGTGGGAAAATCTATACAGTGAGCGAGAGTGAGGTAAGCCCTGAGGGGGCTGCCTGCTTATTGCAATAAGTGCAAGCAATAATAAGAAATAACGCAAGTTGACGCTTACTTGAAAAGCGTCCAGAAGCGTGTCCTGAATAAAGCGCACGCAGGCACACTCCAAGgtatgggggggcggggagccCATTCATTcaaactggattaaaaaaatgctttaagtgtattattaacacatttttttgttgcgggAAAAGAAGTAacatttgttttgtatattttaaatcCCTTTTAATGTTTAAAATCCAAATCGTTCTTgaaatttattgattgattataagtaatatttattttatttataaaataaaatttataaatatatataaatataaaatatatataaatatatataaatacgtttatatatatatataatatttatttttaaaaattgctaaTTCTTCATTTGGTCATTTGGGTATTAACTGAACTTTTGGTAGGTAgatctagattttttttaatcaacagaaTTCTTTTTCTATCCCGTGCAAAAGCGTTTTAGCGGATCATTTTGCAGTTGCGTCTCCTTTCGCCCAAACTACAGATGAAAATACATGTGTGCATGATGGAGAAGATATGTAAtaacatggtgtgtgtgtgtgtgtgtgtgtgtgtggcagggaGCAAAGTGGGGGGGTTgcctttgggggggggctgccccTGCCCCCTCCCTTCCATCAGAGAGGAGCCAGAGGGAGAAGCGGCGAACGAGCGCGCTAGTCAGTGTTCAGAACACAGGCAGGCAGGAAGGAAGCATCGGCTTGGGCTCATCATATGCTTTCACACAATTCCATCACAGTGGATTGTCTCCTCTCAGCACAAATCCCTTGCGGGAATGGACACCCGTAGCGGGGCGAGAAGTTGCTCCACCCCGGCGCCCGCGTAACGGGGGCTGCCGGCAACACATGGTACGTTTCGCGCATCGCCTTCACCCATTCAAACGTGCTTGTTGACATTTGGGAGAGTtgcgtgctgctgctgcagccggGCGCCTTTCCAAGCCTTTCGCAGGCTTGACACGCACGCCCAAGTCAAATGCAGGGTGGAAAAGTTTTGCGGGCGCCCCGCTCGGGAGGCGGGCATAATGTCCTCCTTTCAGAGCGCACCGTCGATGCCTCGCCACAGCAAACTtgcatgtgtgcgcgcacgcttgCAGCTGGAGCCCCGTCAAATGAACCCAAGAATACATTCGCAAGTCGCGTGATAAGTCGCTGTTTGTTTGGGGGCATTGGGGGGGATGGAGGGGGAaattttcatccatttccaTAAAGCTTCCTTagtatagaatttttttttcttcctcacggATAAATGTCCCAATTTACGACACTTGGCTACAGACGGTGTGAACGAGGCACTTTAAGGCCATTTTCGCACTGAGTGGTGAAGGATTACGAGAATTGTACAAAGGCCGCAaattttgtgtgcgcgcgtgcacttAGCAATTACAGCAAAGCGGCCGTTGCATTGAAAAACAATtggaattcagttttttttccccttctttgaAATTGCTGGTGGGCTGGTGGTCAGACAGCAGTGGGGGAAATAACTGCTTGTGCTCTTGCTTTCATATCAGCATGGGTCATCCGACGTGTTTATGgtgccgtctttttttttctttctcttctcaTGTGCTGATCGTTGATTACAGAGTCAAGTGATCAGAGCGCACGCCTGCTCTTTAAGAGATTGCGCGGCGGCAGACTCCTAATTATGATCACGGCTGCAAACAccaagtgcgtgtgtgttgtattTCTCCACAAAGCGGAACAGCTGAGAAGATTGaaaatgcccccctcccccctccgcacacatcccctccccctccccataAAGACATCTCACAATTTGTCAGCAAACCCACACGCAAAGCTTTGGCTTATTGTGATGTCTTGGTGGCCATTCTGTGctgagtatatatatatgaattttACGCAGttaacaataataaaagaaCAACATGCGGTTGCGTGATCGCAAACTAACACGGCGACTTGTCAGACTTTCCTTTGCCTATCCATGTTCTAAAGTTAGATGTTGAGTTGCAGGCGCATAATAAGTTCGGCCTGATCAATTATTCATGGGAAGGAAAGTCTGcaattattttgtattcattctcgctgaaacatgttttttttccttccttagcTGCCGCAATTGTTTACGCTGATAAAGATCCCCGTTGGCCTTCTAGCGTCGGGCCTCACGCGAGATAAAAGGATGAATAAAAGATAAGCGGAAGCCGAGCACCGAACGGCCAAGCCACCTGACGCGCAAAAACATCGAAGAGTGGATaggaaaagtctacacaccccttttTTAAATGCTAAGAGGCTAACAGAAACAGTGGAGACGCCTAGGGGAAATTCTGGCAAGTACTGTATGTCAACAAGctcagattttgttttattttgaaatcacaaAAATAGAACGGGGGGGTGTATACCTTCCTCATCCACGGGACCTTTGCCCATCGTTACCAAATGTGGCCTTCCCTATGCGTAGATTAAACTTACGCAAAATGTTTACGGTAAATCCAATGACATCGCCATCTCAAGGCCCGGCATTAAGGCGTCTCATGTACATCGGGCTTTTTATGTTATGGGATCTCGGCGGCGGTGAGCAACAAATCCAATTGCCGAtaccccacccccgcctcctcccATAGCCCCGGATTAATTTCACGCTCGGCTCGTCAGCTTTGCTCCCGCTTCATTTGACGCCTTAGTGGAAATTGATTTCCTTTGTTGACACACTTAAGACGCGCCATTTACACTCGTCATTCTGCTCTTTTTGTACGTCCCTCAAAAATCCGATCACGGCAACCCTTTTCATCCCTCTCGTCTCGCTTGTTTATGGTCAGCAAAACCACCCCTTCTTGTCGCCACTTCCTCCAATCAAAGGGTGGCTGCAAAGTCGCGTGACCGTGCTCGCCCGCTCAACTTTTACTTGTGGTGAATTTTAGTAAGAATTTTTGTtacccaaaattaaaaaaaacaaaaaaaaaatcaaagttccTATCTGACCAGTTTCAGCTGCTCCTCAGGGCTCTTTTTCATCGATAAAAAAGCCTCTTTGCcaagctggggggtgggggggttacttGTTATTCCTCTGCCTGCGCGCCTGCGTTGATGTGGCAAGATGGCGAGCCACCTAAGCGAGGATGAGGCATCCTCTTATCGGTCCCACAGATAAGGGGGATGGGAGTGCACCTGTgaggggggtggagggaggtTGATGAGTCACCTCCACAGCGTTTCTTATCGCCTGATGAATGAGCACAGGTGGAGCGGCACATCCTCCCTACATCACGTCTGCATAAGCGATTCAAACCCGCGTGTTCTTGGGTGTCGCGTTCACTTATCGCCATCATCTTGAATCATTAATTTTTTccaagtaggaaaaaaaaaagaaaatcatttctTTGGCCCATTCCTGACTCTTGATCATCGTGAGAAATGTGATTCTCCGATTAACACAATCCCGCATCCGACCCACATCGGCTTTGTTGGAATGGATGTCTGGCCAaagccctcccccccaccccccctttggAATCATCCCACATTTCCTTATCGCTGCTTCCATATTGCGATTGCGTGCAGCAGGGGAGGGGGCGGTTGGAGTTCAGCACTAAAATAATGCGTGGCCTTGGGAGTTGTGCCGGCAATGGCCAAAAGGAGACCAAAATTGCCactttgaaacaaaatggcagactacCTCTGCCTTTCGGGGGATGGCGTCTTGAGAATGTTTCCaggggtctactcatgatagacatgtctaTCAAATTCCACAAGACTTGGTGAAAATGGCTTCAGGGGCTGACAATGAACAACATTGTGAGTTGCATTACTCAACTCAGAATGTGACCTTTGAACCAACATGGCAGACCTCCATAGTTTgtcgagactttttttgtggtctaCTCATGAGAAGACCATGCCGACTAGATGTCATGCTGCCGAGTAAAATTGGCTTCATTGgccaacattttacattttgggtTGCATTACCAAACCGAAAATGTGTGCTTTGCAGCAAAACGGCAGACTTCCTGTCTCATCGggcgtagcttttttttttttttttttttttttgcgcgtgtGTAGATCTAATGCAAGTCAGGGAAAATGACCAACCCTATCCTGTGTAGATATTACTGAGAGCCGTGATATTTTGAAACACCATCTGACTTTGACAGGCATCAACCGCAAGTGAGTCATTACCCGGTGTCAAATCTGCTACGCCGGCAGAAATGGCGCAACTTCCTGGTTCTGTCCCACTTGTTCTGTGGTTTCCACCGATGTGGCTTCCGTTAAGCTGCGTTTGCATCAATGAATTCCGCCTGTGAATGACACTCGTTTCGCTTCCCGTCAGGGAGCCATCGGCGGATGAGGTGGCGTCTTGTCACCATCCAATCATGGACGGTCGTCACCTAAACTCCTCCAAACTCTGGGCTCCCGCCGCGAGGCAGCAGTCGCGGACCGTGACCCACATGGACTACAAGTACACCCTGCTGGACTCGGGGGGTGACGACTATCGCAAGAGGCCGCTGCTCCTGCAGGTGGACCGGGCGCCCATGAACCTGTTCGCCGTGCTGCAGGTGAAGCCCGAGCTCCCTGGGAGGTGGAGCGCCCCCGGCTGCTTCGGCAAGGTCCGCCTATGCGGCGTCCTCCTCGGCGTGGCCGTCACGTTCGTCATCATGGCCTCGTACACACTGACGGGGGACAGGAAAGATCTCCTGCTCACGCCGTCGCCTTATCACCACTTGGTCAATCCCCCGGGACCCTTTGCCTTCAACCTGTCCTCCGTTAAGGACTACGCGCACCTTCAGCTGGTGGTCAAGTCCATCGTGTCCAAGGTGGAGTTCCACAGTGCCCGACAGCTACCGGAGCTCAAGGCTCTGGTTCGCAGTGAGCAACATGTGAGTAACCACCTCGAGTCAATCTGGGATTCATTggcagggttaaaaaaaaaataaaacttgctGTTGGCTTTAATGTTGATGATTTCAATTCTACCGATTTGATTCAAATGCCGTGTACAAAAAAACTGAACTATAATCGAAAGTCACCCCAGGTCATGTATTTAAGGCTGCCGTCTCGAACACTCGGCGGCGTCTTCGGTTGGCCCGTTAATTCAAACGATAACGACTTCTGCCTCGGCTGTTTGCGACATAACTCATTTCTGGTCCGACACGCGAATGAAAAGGAGGGCGGCCCCCCCACGCGGGACGATCGATATCCCGCGTCCCAACGCATCTGGCCGTTAATTGCTTTTGGAGGAGCTGGCGTTCGGCTCCGTCAGGCTTTTGATCGTGAGGAGAGTGTGAGAGTTGCCTGTGCTGCGTTGAGGAATGCGCTGCAACACTTTTTGCATTATTAGCTTGCAAATATTGATTACACCGCGGTTGGCATTGAAATTGGTCAATACGTATGCAATGCGATACTTTTAGTTTCAGTTCAGGGCTGATAATTCTGTACACCTTGCTAAAGCTTTAATTTCTCGCCGTCGCGTGGCATCACAAAGAGGAGGGTGGGGCTAACTTTGTTAGCTTAGCCGGCCTGTTGGGGTTAGTTTGGGGTTTCCCGTGCACGGCTTCCATCAACCTCCCTGGAATACAAAGTGTCGGACCTCAGTTGGAGCCTCTTCCGACAGCCTTAAAAATTCATCTTAAAAACAACAAGACAACAGACGCAAAGATAACTAACGGCCTGATTCGGACAAATGTTTTCAAGCTGTGAagaattgatcttttttttccctctttccaGATGTTTTCAGTCATCCCACGCCAATTCCTTCCAGGTTTCCGCAACCCCTGCTGGTACGAGGAGTATGCGGGCAACGTCACCTCAAACCCATACCGCGCCAACTTGTACGCGCACTACGCACGCCGCTTCCGCGCCGTTTTCCAGCACTTGAGAGACACTTTCCGAGAGCACTTGCGGAGCCGCGACGGTAAACTTTACCGCATCCGCTGCCTGCCGTATTTCTACATCATCGGACAGCCAAAGTGCGGCACCACGGATCTTTACGACCGCCTGCGGCTGCACCCCGACGTCAAGTTCTCCACCTTCAAAGAGCCACACTGGTGGACCCGCAAGAGGTTCGGTGAGTTCGCCAGATGCTTGTAAACGTTACGGCAGCCTAGATTTAAAGCCGAGATAATTAGTAGTGTGACGTGAGACAAATATATCGTCAACTTACAAAACATGGTCCCCAGCTGCTCGAGGAACTCGCGTCACATGACTTGACTCGAGCCTGGCTCAAGTCACCAATTTTAGTGCATGCTTGGTTAAAATGGCCGACAGGCTGCGCCAAACAATCTTGATTTGGGGGCGCACAATAATCGGACTCAAGACAAAGAGGTGCCGAAATTCACCGCTGACTCGGTCCCAGTTTTGATTGGGCGCCGTGAACTCAGGTAGCCGCTCAGCGGCCCGACGGAAGCTCGATACGCCGGCGTGACGCCGCGCTTCAAAACCTCGCGCTGACTTGATTACGGAGGCAGACGAGATAAATAACAGCGAGTTGAAAGAGGCACGAGCTCCCAGGCGGTGCAGTGATTATAATCTCTTAATGCCGCCTTTAAGAACAGCTGCCGCGCGAATCGCAGAA
It includes:
- the LOC127604036 gene encoding carbohydrate sulfotransferase 15-like, translating into MDGRHLNSSKLWAPAARQQSRTVTHMDYKYTLLDSGGDDYRKRPLLLQVDRAPMNLFAVLQVKPELPGRWSAPGCFGKVRLCGVLLGVAVTFVIMASYTLTGDRKDLLLTPSPYHHLVNPPGPFAFNLSSVKDYAHLQLVVKSIVSKVEFHSARQLPELKALVRSEQHMFSVIPRQFLPGFRNPCWYEEYAGNVTSNPYRANLYAHYARRFRAVFQHLRDTFREHLRSRDGKLYRIRCLPYFYIIGQPKCGTTDLYDRLRLHPDVKFSTFKEPHWWTRKRFGIIRLSEGFHERYPVEDYLDLFDQAAHLIQGSLAANNSETPSRPDVIIGEASASTMWDNNAWVYFYDNATTTGGKPPFLIQDFVHALQPDARFIVMLRDPVERLYSDYLYFGIANKSAEDFHEKVSESLQLLDGCLSDSTLRSCVYNTSVHNAMPVRLHVGLYVVYLLDWLSIFSREQILVLRLEDHASNMKHTMHTVFRFLGLGPLSQPIESELNRSPASNSRRPADKDLGPMLPATQHVLHHFYAPFNRKLAQVLHNDAFLWDSKP